GGCGGCTCGATGGCGGGCGGCTCGGGCGACACGTGCGTCGAGATATCCACAGGCGGACGAACCGGCTCGGGCGGACGGATGCTGACGACGTGTATGGTGGCGATGATCTCTTCGCGCACGCGAACGTTGATCTTCCAGTTCATGAGGATGAAGATCACGATGGCGTGGACGAGGAGCGAGAGGCCCCACCAGGGGGTTCGGCGGGCTGTGTTGGCGAGCTTTTCCCTGAAGGTCGGCACAGGCTAGCCCTTGCGCACCGGGGTCCCTGAGCGGCCAGCCCCCGGCCTCCCCCATTATACGAACTGGCGGGGTGCAATTCACGCCTTTTGGCGCGAGTCACTGGGCCAGCGTCTTCCTCAGTTCCTCAATGGCCCCTGTTGCGGCGTCGGCGCTCGCCGCCTTGAGAACCAGGCCCACGCGGTCGCCCGCCAGCAGGAATGACACGAAGTTGTCGGGCGCGGCCCCGTACACCTGGGGCCCACCCTGCTTCCCAGGCACGGCCTTGGGGGCGTAGAGCTCCACACAACGCTGGAGCGCGGCTTCGGCAGCGGCGGGTGTCGCATACTCGACTACCAGGATCTGGTGGCTCGGCTTGCCGTCGCGAGCGTAGCGGGCAAAGGCGGCGGGGATGCCGGGCGCGAGGGCCAGGCCCTTCGGCCCCGTGAGGTCGGCCGGAAGCACGTCGGGCGCGGCCAACTCGTGGTGGAAGTAGTGGACGCTGGTCGGCTGACGCGCCGCGAGCGGCAGCGCGGTGACCACGGAGGGCAGCTTGGCCGCGCCCTCGGGCATTCGCGCGAGCAGGGCTTTGGCGAGCCCCACCAGGTCCTCGCGCGAGGCAGGCTTCTGGCCCAGGCTCACGAGGTGCAGGTAGTGAGCGCCGTTCCACGCCCACACCTCGCCTTCGCCCGAGGCACCGCCGTTGCCGAGCTTCTCGAGCGTCCGGGCGCCCGCCGAGCAGTCGCGGCTGTACGCGCCGAACGCCTCCTCGGGGCTTGCGAAGTACCACAGGTCGGCATTCACCTCCAGCCGGCCCTGCTTGTACTTGGCCGCCGCCACCTGTACGAAGGCATAGGTGAGGTACGGCTCGCCGGCGCCGTTGATATACTCGAACAGGCCATTCGGCCCGACGTAGAGGCGCACGTCGCCCTCCAGCTCCCACGCATCCACTCTGGGCGCGAGAACGCTCTTGGGGTCCACTGCCCGGACCACGGCGGCCGGCTCTTCGGCCGCCACGCGGGCCGTGTCGGCCGGCCCCTCGACGCGAATGGCCGCTTCGCCTGCGACCGGGCAGACGTTCTCGCAGAACCCGCAGCCCACGCAGAGGTCCTCGACCACGTAGGGCCGGTCAATGACGATCTCCTTGCCGCCGACCTTGCCGACGAAGCGGTTGTAGCGGATCGCCTTGCCCGGCACGGGGCAGGCCTCCTCGCAGGTGCCGCAGTTGCAGTCCTTCCACTCGGTCAGGCCCTCGCGGTAGCGGGCGTGGCCGCGCCACGGGATGCAGCGGCTCATATCGAACTTCGCCTTGCCCAGGGCGCGGGTGCGCTTCTGCTCCAGCGTGAGCTGCTCGATGGCCTGCGACGGGCACACCTGGCCGCAGGAGGTGCAGGTGTAGACGCAGTAGCCCAGGCGAGGCACAAGGCGCGGGGTCCACAGCCCCTCGAGGCCCGCCTCCAGGGCCGATGGCTGAAGCGCCCGTGTGGGGCACACGCGCATGCACTCGCCGCAGCGCACGCAGCGGGCGAGAAACTCGTCCTCCGGCCGCGCGCCGGGCGGCCGCAGGAGCGGCAGCCGGCCTTTGGCGCCATGTCGAGCGGGGTTGATGCGCAGGAACGGCAGCGCGGCCACCGTGGCCGCCATCGTGGCCACGAAGCCCCGCTTCGTGAGGTCCACCGCCACGTCCTGCTCCTTCGGCTGGCGACGAAGGAAGCGGATGGCATCCACAGGGCATGCCTCCTGGCACCGAAGGCACAGGATGCACTCGCCGCTTCGCGTGCCCTTGCCCTGATCCGTGATGCAGTCCATCG
This genomic stretch from Planctomycetota bacterium harbors:
- a CDS encoding 4Fe-4S binding protein; this encodes MSTLRRITQVVTFLAFVVLLVHAASLLGAPLARLVPPDAVLRLSPLAALATMLGAGDFIVRYVPALVLLVLAVLFGRFFCGWVCPLGSTIDACDATLAMVRKGRKPAFYDGRRLKYYLLAFVLVGAALGVSASGWLDPLSIATRSYGLAIVPYVAWLSNGVGLTLQDLPAGALGDWWARGSRAVLADSSVPTYSQQALFFGLFVALVGMGVWYRRYWCRNLCPLGALLGAAGLKPLLRRSVSEECISCRKCERICPMDCITDQGKGTRSGECILCLRCQEACPVDAIRFLRRQPKEQDVAVDLTKRGFVATMAATVAALPFLRINPARHGAKGRLPLLRPPGARPEDEFLARCVRCGECMRVCPTRALQPSALEAGLEGLWTPRLVPRLGYCVYTCTSCGQVCPSQAIEQLTLEQKRTRALGKAKFDMSRCIPWRGHARYREGLTEWKDCNCGTCEEACPVPGKAIRYNRFVGKVGGKEIVIDRPYVVEDLCVGCGFCENVCPVAGEAAIRVEGPADTARVAAEEPAAVVRAVDPKSVLAPRVDAWELEGDVRLYVGPNGLFEYINGAGEPYLTYAFVQVAAAKYKQGRLEVNADLWYFASPEEAFGAYSRDCSAGARTLEKLGNGGASGEGEVWAWNGAHYLHLVSLGQKPASREDLVGLAKALLARMPEGAAKLPSVVTALPLAARQPTSVHYFHHELAAPDVLPADLTGPKGLALAPGIPAAFARYARDGKPSHQILVVEYATPAAAEAALQRCVELYAPKAVPGKQGGPQVYGAAPDNFVSFLLAGDRVGLVLKAASADAATGAIEELRKTLAQ